TTCTCCTTATCTATACCCACGGTTCAGTCTCTGCCCTTATCATCATGTACTCGATCAATGTCTTTCTCACCTTTTCTCTGTCCCAGTTTGGAATGGTCCGTTTCTTTATAAAAAACAAAGGGGTTGATCGGGGCTGGAAGAAACATATAGCTATTCATATTATAGGTCTCATCCTTTGCTTAACTATCCTTATAATAACCATCTATGAGAAATTCGGAGAAGGCGGATGGGTTACGCTCTTTGTTACATCACTGGTAATAGGCTTATGTTACATAATTCGTAACCACTACAAGAGAGTGCAGGTGGCTATGCGCAAACTCGGAGATATATTGACGGATATACCACCTTCCGGCCCGTTCAATAATGACCCAGTAAACCCGAAAGACATGACAGCCATTCTGCTTGTAAGCGGATTCAGCGGGTTTGGCCTCCATACGCTGCTTTCTATAGTCCGGAATTTTCCCAACGTATACAAAAACTATATCTTTGTCTCTGTTGCAGAGGTTGATTCCGGCACATTTAAAGGCATCGCCGAGATAGAAGCCTTAAAGAAGTCAGTTGAACAAGATCTGATTAAATATGTTAAAACAACCCGTCAACATGGATTTCCTGCTGACTACGCTACTGATTTAGGAGCTGACGTAATAGAAACCGTAACTGATCTCGTTGAAGCTACAGTTAATAAATTTCCGAGGTCGACGGTTTTTACCG
The sequence above is drawn from the Pseudomonadota bacterium genome and encodes:
- a CDS encoding KUP/HAK/KT family potassium transporter; the protein is LLIYTHGSVSALIIMYSINVFLTFSLSQFGMVRFFIKNKGVDRGWKKHIAIHIIGLILCLTILIITIYEKFGEGGWVTLFVTSLVIGLCYIIRNHYKRVQVAMRKLGDILTDIPPSGPFNNDPVNPKDMTAILLVSGFSGFGLHTLLSIVRNFPNVYKNYIFVSVAEVDSGTFKGIAEIEALKKSVEQDLIKYVKTTRQHGFPADYATDLGADVIETVTDLVEATVNKFPRSTVFTGKLVFQHEHPFQKLLHNETAHAIQRRLQWDGITTVILPIRVTI